The DNA window ttttctcactgTGCTTCTTgaattatttgtatagcacagCTAAAGTACAGCATTTAGCTGATGTAACGGAAAGGTTTGTAGAAAAGTGTGAACGTCAGATTCAGAATGTCTGCTGTTGGACAGACGGTCAGGTGACAGCAGGATTTAACATGTCAATCAACCAAATCAGTATTCAGGGAAAAGATTGTGATATTTCTGCACAATGGACAGGGCTAGACTCGGAGGGCAAGGCATCACGGGGAGTCGAGGAGGCCCCAGGCACAGGCCTGTCAACTGGATCATCAGCTGCTTGTTCACTCCCAGGTCGAAACCTGTCAATCACAATGAAGCGGCTTCAGTATAAGTACATGAGCATTTGTGCAGTGTTATATTAAGTAACAAAAACATCATGATACACACAACCATCACTCACCAAGTTTTTTGGCATAACTGATAAGCTCTTGCATCTTGAACTGTTCATGGAAAGGGAACAACGATGTCAGACATCAACAAAGTCAATGTAAACATGTCAAATGAGAGGTTGTGACCAGGGACAGAGTGATGGATGGTACCTGTATTGTTCTGGCTTGGACAAGGTCGCCTTTCTCAAACGCTGCCATGAGCTCATTGACATGGCTTCCCATGTAGTTATACGTGCTGTTTGCAGAGATATTAATTAGAAGTTATATGTAAACAACTGGCACAGAGCGTGAGAGAATACAAAGCATTGTGCAAATACCAGATCACAAACTGACCTGCCAACCGCTCCGTGTGCTCCCATAGCCAGGGCTGCAAGCAGTTGCTGTGGAATAATTAGATATAAATTATTTTAGCTTGGCTCTTGGTTAGAGTCAGTAAGACATAGTTTTAGGGCCATATAAAAAGAATTggagattttgagaataaagaggtcatttaattacaaaaaaagtaattatagGCATTATAACTCCTCTAGAATTTCACATAGCCAAAAAATATAACTTAATTCTTGAAAAATTCCAACTTTGTACTCAACATctccgttttttttttcatataagtGGCCCTAATAGTCTGTCATGGCTTCATAAAACTTCATTATAAACTAATTCAGCACAAAGCAGATGGACCAGAAGGAGAGAAGACTGACCTCGTCCACACCGTAGAGGCATGACCAGTGGGGCTGACTGTAGCTGACACACTGGCCAAAGTCCATCAGGTCACTGCCAGAGAACTTGACTCCACTGAAGGAGGGAATGAGTTCCTCGATACCTTCCAACACGTCCCTCCCCAGCACTGAAACAAACAGACCAGGTCCCAGTCAGTGAGGAGGCCTTCGGTCAAAATATTTCACAAGCTTTTcaccagaaagtaaaatgaATCATCAGTAGCACTGACCATCAACACCGGTGACAGATGGAATATGATAGTAATAGACAGGCATGGTTGGAGCAACTGAACTGACTTCATGGAGAAACGTCCTCAGCACATCTGGAGCAAGGTGAGAAGGAACAAATACATCATGAAAAGCattaaaagtcaaaatgtcctgCAAAGGCATTTtaatagttaaaaaaaagaccATCTTTC is part of the Limanda limanda chromosome 9, fLimLim1.1, whole genome shotgun sequence genome and encodes:
- the npl gene encoding N-acetylneuraminate lyase isoform X2 — protein: MSLSVAERKILAEEWCLKAKGKIDQVIVHVGCMCLKDSQELTRHAADIRADGIAIISPSFFKPRTADVLRTFLHEVSSVAPTMPVYYYHIPSVTGVDVLGRDVLEGIEELIPSFSGVKFSGSDLMDFGQCVSYSQPHWSCLYGVDEQLLAALAMGAHGAVGSTYNYMGSHVNELMAAFEKGDLVQARTIQFKMQELISYAKKLGFDLGVNKQLMIQLTGLCLGPPRLPVMPCPPSLALSIVQKYHNLFPEY
- the npl gene encoding N-acetylneuraminate lyase isoform X1, whose amino-acid sequence is MAPVAHKKLTGLVAATFTPFTPQGEVNLSEIGPYIDYLKEKQGVNNLFVNGTTGESMSLSVAERKILAEEWCLKAKGKIDQVIVHVGCMCLKDSQELTRHAADIRADGIAIISPSFFKPRTADVLRTFLHEVSSVAPTMPVYYYHIPSVTGVDVLGRDVLEGIEELIPSFSGVKFSGSDLMDFGQCVSYSQPHWSCLYGVDEQLLAALAMGAHGAVGSTYNYMGSHVNELMAAFEKGDLVQARTIQFKMQELISYAKKLGFDLGVNKQLMIQLTGLCLGPPRLPVMPCPPSLALSIVQKYHNLFPEY